The nucleotide window TTGTCTGCATAATAAGCAAAGTAGTTATGGCCATGTTTTATTTCCATTACCAACAagtattgactgtgtgtgtggcctgaGACCTTACCATCGCTGCATTCATAGAGACACAGTCCATCTCGTCCTCCAAATAAGTCCAGAGCAACGTTGAGGTATTTGTCAATGTTATGGATCCCATTGCGAATGGTTTTTAAAGTCATTCGCCAGTCCGGTGTTTCAGGTTCCTTACTACACGAAGACACACACCTCAGAAATCCATAGAAAGATAGTAAGCCAACGAGAAAAACCGGGATGCAACTGTTATGATGCATGATGACAGCACCGGATGCTAGCAAATAGTTGCAATTGGTCGGCATGTGAATCCAAAGTTAAATGACTGCACCAAAGGTCGGTAGAAAATCATATCACAATTTCCCAAATGTTACACTACAGGTCCTATTCGACGTCAACAAATCACGTCATGCAATTCCCTTTCCGGGTTATGGGATTAGTCACGTGACAGCAATAAGCCTATCAGTGACAATAGATACATTTGCACTTATAGTACACGTGGTCACTCATCGCCCACAGATGTTCAAAGTTCATGCATGCCACGAACAAATGTATATTCATGACTGATTTGATTTTTACTGAGAAATTGTCTTGTTTTGTTTTAAGGCAATATTAATCAgtgtagtactttcaagtatttttacttaagtagtttttttggggggtatctgtactttaacaTTTACTTTacatttttaaagaaaataatgtactttttactccatacattttccgtgacacccaaaagtacttgttacattttgacaggaaaatggtccaattcacacacatcaagagaacatcccttgtcatccctactgcttctgatctggcagactcactaaacacaaatgcttccttTTTGAAAATATCCGAGTGTGCCCGGTTATCTGTCAATTTTAAAAAAGCAAGAAAATTgtaccgtctggtttgcttaatatacagCATTTGAAGTGGTTTATACTATTactacttaagtacattttagcagttccatttacttttgatacatttAAAACCATTTacttttaaaaccaaatacttagtATTTCACTGGGTGACTTTCTTTTGAAATGTTCTATTAAAGGTATCGTTACccttactcaagtatgataatggagtacttttcccaccactgattTTAATCAATACAAGGATTAATCACTGCCTATACagtatgtatttttcagaaacaCCACTACAGTTCACAAGGACTTCCATGAAAAACAGCAAATTCCCCTTTCTAGTAGACTTGTTCAGTTGCATTGCAGTTTTATGAATCACAGTACTGACCTGTTTGGGTACCAAGCAGCCATACAAATCCATGTGAACACATCTTTTACAAGCCTCATAAACATGGTGAGGCACTATTAGGTTGAGAATAAGGCTTCCTGCAAAACAAAAGTGAGACTGTATACAAACTACTAATAGAGTAATGGATCTGTATGCCAGGGAGAATATTATGTGGAGAGAATAGGCCTACAGTCTGAGTACTATTCACACATTTTCAAAGGGTGTTTAACCTGCCCTACCATCAGTTTCATACGCACAATTGCACATGCTCTTGTGCTCGAAACAAATCAAAACTGCTTCTGGTAATAATTTATTGTTTATTCAAATGATTAACCGAGCAATGAAGAAAAACCTTGTTTTTCTACTTAAATAACTCCATAAATTTTCAAACATTCCAAATGAAAAATGTACAACAATTGATGAAGATTATGGTTCCAACTTCACATTTTTTCCCCAAGCCAAAAAAGTTAAAGTGAGACCGTGGTCATTTCTTCATCTGCGGAATGAACTTCAAGGTCCATGGAACTCCACAGAAGGTTCCACTGTGGGTTCCACTGTGGTAGCTAGGAAGCATTCTCCGGGTTCCTCACAATACTAGCACTGCTAATGTAGGGATTGGAAGGAAGGCAGCATCTCCAGATGAGCCTAAAAATCTTGTTTAAGTCAAGCAGGTGAAGTAGTTATCTAGAGTGAAGATTGTGATTTGCTTGTTAGAGCAGAATGCTTGGCGCTTCAATACTCAAGAGGCACCACCACAATGCCTTCTGCTTTTCCAGTCAGTGTTCATTTCCAGAGTGGGTTCTTATTTCCAGAAAACACAAAAAGACAAGCAAAGATAGAAGAGAAAGAGGTTGTGTTCTCAAGTGTTTTGGGAGGTTGGTCTATTCTTCAGTTGGTTCATTGAGATGCAGCAAGGCAGTTCCCAGGGAGGAGGGGGTGGTGAGGAAGATGGAAGGATGGGTACTGGGGGAGGGATGGGAACAACTTACAACTTCAACGGTAAGGCtaattatttttatatttttcctCCTTTTCATCTCCATGGTTTTTccttaaaaataacaacatttacATACATATCTATTCATATATCTCTTCTAAAAGCGTCCTGTGGGAGCCTGGGGCTTCAGGCGGGCTCAGCCCCCCCTGAACAGGTCATTTAGTCTGTCCAGCTCCTTGCAGTTATCCATGGTCATCAGCTCAGCCTTCTTACGCAGGCGGTCGTCCCTGTAGACCTTAGCAGCATACAGCAAGTCCGTTtctgagagagaagggagagatgaaCAGAAGAGTCAGTCAATATCAACCATGTCACACTAAGCTACGTCGAGGGAATGCTTTCGTCACAAAATAGGAAATGAATGCGTGTTTTGTAGGAGTACTTGTATTGCTTCACATCATTTGATTGAAGTCCTCACTGTAATTATACCCTGCAGGGGCTACGTGCTACGTCACTGCTTATAACTAAGAAATCTGTATCAAATAAATTATATCCAGCTCAGAGCTCCAGCTATGCATTCGGTTTTCTAACTTGCTAGCTACGTGACAAGATTACAGCAGAGATATTCAATctcctcctggatcaagatccctgttgcctaaATTGTTTTAATACTTCTGGTAATACCTGGTATGATACAGAGACGGTATGAacatctggataccgcccaactaATAGAGGCATGATGGACACCTACTCGTCTGCCTCTCCTTCCAGCAGTTGTTTCTGACATTAGACACGTAGTCCTCCTCCACGTTCTTCTCGATCTTCTGCAGATTGGAGCCCTTGTACTCCCTCTTGAAGTCTCTGTTGACGTAGTAATCTACACGCAGGTTCTCCGTCTGCCGTTTCACCGTCTGCCCCGTGGACctggagaggacagaggacaggcaTCAGGTTACATATGGCTGTTCTGAtaacagctagatctacagttCTTTTTATATGTCCTATCTTTATACCAGGTGAAGAGAGGCAATGGGAATGATCAAACGCACACAATAAATGCTTCAGTACTTTACTGGTAGGTGTGTCCGTTACATACACCTACCATGTCACCATTTGACAGTATTTTTCAGCACCGAGCATGTGGAGCAGAGGTACAGAATAATAGGCCTGGGTCGTGTTCAGGTGGGAGAAAACGTTTTGAAACAGAGTGGTACCACCTAAACGCATGATGTATCCAATAGGAACACAGATTttcattttctgttgcaaaaccttTAAGTGCCGTGCGCCATACTGAGCAcgaccccagtgtgtgtgtgtgtgtacgtacggtCTGGAGTAGAGGCTGTAGGGGGGAGTAGACACCATCAGTTGGCTCAAGATGGACACCAGGATCAGTACAACGATGGGTATCAGCTGGATAAACATGGAGAACCCTCCCTGGACAACAGATTACAAAAATCACTAAACATACACTATTTTGTCCTGCAGCTCAGGAGGTAGAGCATAGCGCTTGCAACGGCAGGATAAGTCGTTTGATTCCCGGGCCCACCCATTGGTAAACTATATACACAAATGAATAAGCTGCTTGGGACAAAAGAGtcagctaaatggcatatattaccaTTTAATATGTTAAGACATGTACTGTCCTGATAGTGACTTTGCACTTTTCCTGCTTTACTATGCAGCACACCGATATTAACTAGAGCTCATCCCAGTCAAGGCTGGAACAGTTGTGTCCTTCACTAAAACAGAGCCTGCAATATGCTGCCAAGACTCCCATAGCttgtagaggggggggggggggggtctgctaTGGAAGTCTGACCTGAAGTTACCCTAGACTCACTAGGTATTATATTTACAGTCACAGTATACATCTGGCAGTGTAGATGCCAGACATGcatacctctcccctctcctctgctctctcccgtCTTTGGTCCGTCTGCTGGCTGTATCGCGCTCTGCCGTTGGTGAACGTGTGGGCAGCCGCTGTGGAGAGGAGGTACCCTGTTAGTGACTCGGCGAAGACTTGCAATACAATACTCATTTAATAAACATTCATGTTTGAGCAAGACAATTGTACTTAATTGATGTAATGAATTAAGACTAGTTTATTAAACATTGAAACAAACTCTGCAACCACTTGATGAAATTAACTTCAAAATGTATGCGTGTCTCTTACAAGAGGGGAATCCTCCTCCGAAGAACATGTTGAAGAGGTCCTCGGGAGTGATGTCGGCCTCGAAGCCCCGGTGGAAGTCAAACCCTTGGCTGTGGGCGTGGCCAGGGCTGGTAGGCTCCTCCGCCCCCGTGAGGTCATACTGCTTTCTCTTGTCTGGGTTGCTAAGCACGGCGTAGGCATTGCCGATCTCTGTTAGAACCACAACACACTTGTGTCAATAAGTGTCGCATTAAGTCAGCGAAAAAGGAGACATTGGCTCAGAGCCGATGCCCATTTTACACTGATCTGCAAACTTCACATCAGGGGGGATGGCAGGTCAAATTTATGCTGCTAACAATGCTGTAGGGACGAGTGGCTCACTTGTTCCAGACCCGGTCCGATCAGTGAGGGAAGCAGAAGAAGTCATTTTTTAAAGCTCCTTTATTAACCAGAGCCGAGTGAGTGAGAGCGTTCTAGcaggtgggagagggagggagagacagcaaccaaccaagctgacTGGCGCTATAGTAGACTAATAGCTGCCATAGCTCAGTTATTTATCATCAAATATGAGTACGTAgtgcctgtcttgactgcatcaaaccagGAGAAGCTAGGCTGAGGCTGCAGTGCATACGCTTCCTGATCTTACAGTTACAAACAATTCTGATAAGTAGCAGCCTGCCTACCTATTGGTTCTTGGTTGCTGTAGCCTATTCTTCTCCTTTAACGCCGTCATTTTAATTCCAccttccattgattagatatctccTAGCTTTTTCCACACACGGAGCAAGGCTCTACGGCTATAGCCCATTGCCACTGATGACTAATGATTGGCCAACAACCTACACTCGCGAAAACAAGAGTAGCAGCATAAATTATACAATTTCGCTCCCTCTACTGCAGCAGTCGCGTTTGGATTTGTACCTTCCGGACAAGTCGgttaaaattacacatacccGAGTCAATCATATCAGATCCAACCCAGACCAGTGACATTATTTTGAGTTCTGGTTCCGGACTCGCCCGGGTCCCGAAATCGGGTATGGGTGGATCCGTTTGTCTACATTACAGCCAAATAAATGTGATTGGCACCGAACACAAAAACAATGCATGTGAAACTTCTTACTTTTGAAGGCCTCTGTAGCTCCGGGGGCTTGGTTTTTGTCTGGGTGGAACTTGAGTGCTAGTTTCCTGTAGGCTTTCTTCAGCTCCTCCTCATTGGCCTCCTTACTGGTGCCCAGGACTTCATAGTAATCCTTACACCGCTTTATCCTGGAGAGAGAGTTTATTACAATGCTACTAGTAG belongs to Salvelinus namaycush isolate Seneca unplaced genomic scaffold, SaNama_1.0 Scaffold916, whole genome shotgun sequence and includes:
- the LOC120043436 gene encoding dnaJ homolog subfamily B member 14-like produces the protein MGTSDSARCVRTTSSIVINSLSRIKRCKDYYEVLGTSKEANEEELKKAYRKLALKFHPDKNQAPGATEAFKKIGNAYAVLSNPDKRKQYDLTGAEEPTSPGHAHSQGFDFHRGFEADITPEDLFNMFFGGGFPSSAAHTFTNGRARYSQQTDQRRERAEERGEGGFSMFIQLIPIVVLILVSILSQLMVSTPPYSLYSRPSTGQTVKRQTENLRVDYYVNRDFKREYKGSNLQKIEKNVEEDYVSNVRNNCWKERQTKTDLLYAAKVYRDDRLRKKAELMTMDNCKELDRLNDLFRGG